Proteins from one Leptonema illini DSM 21528 genomic window:
- a CDS encoding tetratricopeptide repeat protein: protein MRFRLTITLLIAALSSCVSAQDLFQKGVTEESQGNREKAIEYYSAAIQTDADFVKAYNNRALIYMQNNRLADAATDLDEALRRQSQYAPALVNRGILYEKQGDLERAYGSYDAASQADGALLAARFNAAKAALSLGRTKDAVLHIDEAKKIAPADAAVNRLAARIYLAAGRSGEARDIYKTIYDGDGKDEEALVGLIQASRRIGRRDDALKYAEIYARERPGCSRCIILLSSLYLENGRNETALTTLEAGVQRFPSDSTIRYRLGLLYAGKGERAKAVAQLEEYVKLRGEETDEEAEAAKTLLATMKKK, encoded by the coding sequence ATGAGATTTCGTCTAACCATCACGTTATTGATCGCCGCCCTCTCCTCCTGTGTATCGGCGCAGGACCTCTTTCAAAAAGGCGTAACCGAAGAGTCGCAGGGAAACCGGGAAAAGGCGATCGAGTATTACAGCGCCGCCATTCAGACCGACGCCGACTTCGTGAAGGCCTACAACAACAGAGCCCTTATCTATATGCAGAACAATCGACTCGCCGATGCGGCGACCGATCTCGACGAAGCGCTGCGGCGTCAGTCGCAGTATGCTCCGGCTCTTGTGAATCGCGGAATTCTCTACGAGAAACAGGGAGATCTGGAGCGCGCCTACGGCTCTTATGACGCCGCTTCACAAGCCGACGGCGCCCTGCTTGCCGCACGTTTTAACGCTGCGAAAGCGGCCCTTTCGCTCGGTCGAACGAAAGATGCCGTCCTTCATATCGACGAGGCGAAAAAGATCGCCCCCGCCGACGCGGCCGTTAACCGGCTGGCTGCCCGCATCTATCTGGCCGCAGGCAGAAGCGGCGAGGCCCGCGATATCTACAAGACGATCTATGACGGCGACGGCAAAGACGAAGAGGCGCTGGTCGGTCTGATACAGGCGTCGCGACGCATCGGCCGACGTGATGATGCCCTGAAATACGCCGAGATCTATGCCCGTGAAAGGCCGGGTTGTTCGCGCTGTATCATCCTTCTCAGCTCTCTGTATCTTGAAAACGGACGTAACGAAACTGCGCTGACCACGCTTGAAGCGGGCGTACAGCGCTTTCCATCCGACTCGACGATACGCTATCGCCTCGGACTGCTCTATGCAGGCAAAGGGGAACGGGCAAAGGCCGTGGCACAGCTGGAAGAATACGTAAAACTGCGCGGCGAAGAAACGGATGAAGAGGCCGAGGCGGCTAAGACGCTGCTTGCGACGATGAAGAAGAAATAA
- a CDS encoding YdcF family protein: MFFLVSKVASLFLLPYPFFYFCGLFGLLAYRRRIPGRKPGWPVLLYLGFGLMSTDIFSNYTLRLLEDRFPRRSVAEVAPADAVFVLGAISNPLASVDETPQFTDGVDRLLAAMDLFKAGKVRYIILTGRSSMIDHKGNAESEDLKNYLIQRGFPADRILIDAESRNTAENFLYGLKLGKEHNLRSYYLVTSAFHMYRSVLTYDRVKAEHYADLSIEMTPFPVDYRSDRIPSGIEQYFPAAHPVYKSSLSLKEFMGMLVEAAKGHTSFDRLVSDFKTVDF; encoded by the coding sequence ATGTTCTTCCTGGTTTCTAAAGTCGCCTCTCTTTTTCTTTTGCCGTATCCCTTTTTTTATTTCTGCGGTCTGTTCGGATTGCTTGCCTATCGACGACGCATTCCTGGACGGAAACCCGGCTGGCCTGTTCTGCTCTATCTTGGATTCGGCCTTATGTCGACGGATATCTTTTCGAATTATACGCTTCGCCTGCTTGAGGACCGGTTCCCGCGACGCTCCGTCGCCGAAGTCGCCCCGGCAGACGCAGTCTTCGTTCTCGGAGCAATCAGTAATCCGCTTGCAAGCGTCGATGAGACTCCTCAGTTCACCGACGGCGTGGACCGCCTGCTTGCCGCTATGGATCTTTTCAAGGCAGGCAAGGTAAGGTATATTATTCTCACAGGAAGATCCTCGATGATTGATCATAAAGGCAACGCCGAATCGGAGGATCTGAAGAACTACCTGATTCAGCGCGGATTCCCCGCCGACCGTATTCTCATCGATGCTGAATCGCGTAACACGGCCGAGAATTTCCTGTATGGTCTCAAACTCGGGAAAGAGCACAATCTTCGCAGCTACTATCTGGTCACATCGGCCTTTCATATGTACAGAAGCGTGCTGACTTACGATAGAGTGAAGGCCGAGCATTATGCCGATCTATCGATTGAGATGACACCGTTTCCGGTCGACTACCGATCCGATCGCATTCCCTCGGGCATAGAGCAATACTTTCCGGCCGCTCATCCCGTTTACAAATCCTCCCTTTCTCTCAAAGAGTTCATGGGAATGCTGGTGGAGGCAGCGAAGGGGCATACAAGTTTTGATCGCCTCGTTTCGGATTTCAAGACCGTGGACTTCTGA
- the msrB gene encoding peptide-methionine (R)-S-oxide reductase MsrB, which translates to MGLSEDEWKRILTPEAYHILREKGTERAFTGSLNKEYSEGVFQCGACGMPLFTSDSKFDSGSGWPSFFRPIVHEGEPARVKEVVDHAFGMVRTEILCARCGSHLGHVFPDGPHPTGLRYCVNSASLGFSKEN; encoded by the coding sequence ATTGGGCTCAGCGAAGACGAATGGAAACGCATCCTCACCCCCGAGGCCTATCATATTCTACGCGAAAAAGGAACGGAGAGAGCCTTCACCGGCAGTCTCAATAAAGAGTATTCCGAGGGCGTCTTTCAATGCGGCGCATGCGGGATGCCGCTTTTCACTTCTGACAGCAAATTCGATTCGGGCAGCGGATGGCCGAGCTTCTTTCGACCCATCGTACATGAGGGCGAACCGGCCCGCGTGAAAGAAGTCGTCGATCATGCATTCGGGATGGTGCGCACCGAAATCCTCTGCGCGCGATGCGGATCACACCTCGGTCATGTATTTCCCGACGGGCCTCATCCGACAGGGCTGCGTTACTGCGTGAACTCCGCCTCGCTCGGTTTCAGCAAAGAAAATTAG
- a CDS encoding ATP-binding protein: MHRSQLLTIWLSGLLATAAAFFLGRSLENTGLEARFRPAAENQASRLANGYKDYFQEADAVRRLFESSASVNEAEFAAFTRPAIESRPGIHGFYFVSANLEGGVRILYSEERHAPTGGIPRDLLANALRSGKMVASPPKNDTLILAVPVYTQLKQATGIVVVIIEIAALLDETVKRQIQPLPVEWFDVSATPGHQQVISWSPDAVEVPSVLMIDPSPALSHTFFFNEAGRSYRIDVRGTPDYVMTHRSFLYWWAIPAGLILTSLVSVFLREYNRRQSSEEKFRTMSNYTGDWEYWIDPDRNIVYMSPSCESLSGYRSEEFMKDPGLIERIVHVEDRPAFIKHLGEYHGGNLTHLESFHRSEFRIIHKDGELRWMEHVCRPVFAPDGRFLGRRISNRDVTDRHQFQQALLFAKEEAEKADRAKSAFLATMSHEIRTPIHGIVGLADLVLAEQVTDSSSLSSSVQGDVKNIRESALELLEVLDDILDFSRIESDMLTLDTKPFVLAELIERMMRPLQVRAEQKGVQCLWKIDPVVPTTVFGDGGRLRQILLNLLSNALKFTEHGEIELRVQPAFDDLIRFTVRDTGIGMSGEALPRIFDRFYQIDQSTHRRYPGSGLGLSIAKKLVELMGGGIRVHSEIGKGTTFIVEIPLPGTPSVKSSESSSLSEAFRADPGTRALIVEDDPLNREILRRQLKSMGFEVDEATDGSEALDRLEQTDYAVVLMDVHMPVMDGYTATIAIRNREAQSGGHRCIIALTADAMKGDRERCLEVGMDDYLAKPFRPSELKEVLYRNLN; this comes from the coding sequence ATGCATCGTTCTCAACTGCTGACGATCTGGCTTTCCGGTCTGCTCGCGACGGCTGCCGCCTTCTTTCTGGGCCGTAGCCTTGAGAATACCGGCCTGGAGGCTCGCTTTCGCCCGGCTGCTGAGAATCAGGCCAGTCGGCTTGCGAATGGCTATAAAGATTACTTTCAGGAGGCGGACGCCGTACGCCGCCTTTTCGAGTCATCCGCTTCTGTGAATGAGGCTGAGTTCGCGGCGTTTACGCGTCCCGCTATCGAGAGCAGGCCAGGCATTCACGGATTCTACTTCGTTTCTGCGAATCTCGAAGGCGGTGTCAGGATACTGTATAGCGAAGAGCGCCATGCTCCGACGGGCGGCATTCCGAGAGACCTTCTTGCGAATGCACTGCGAAGCGGGAAGATGGTCGCTTCTCCTCCGAAGAACGATACGCTGATCCTGGCCGTACCCGTGTACACGCAGCTCAAACAGGCGACCGGCATCGTCGTTGTTATCATCGAGATCGCAGCTCTTCTGGACGAGACGGTAAAACGTCAGATCCAGCCGTTACCCGTAGAGTGGTTCGACGTTTCGGCGACTCCCGGGCATCAGCAGGTTATCTCATGGAGTCCTGATGCCGTTGAGGTACCGTCGGTTCTCATGATTGATCCTTCTCCGGCGTTAAGCCATACGTTTTTCTTTAACGAGGCGGGGCGCTCCTACCGCATCGATGTGCGCGGCACGCCGGACTATGTAATGACGCATAGATCGTTTCTTTACTGGTGGGCCATTCCGGCCGGTCTGATTCTTACCTCTCTTGTTTCGGTTTTTCTTCGCGAGTATAACCGAAGGCAGAGCAGCGAAGAAAAATTCCGTACCATGTCGAATTATACGGGAGACTGGGAATACTGGATCGATCCCGACCGCAATATCGTGTACATGTCGCCTTCGTGCGAGTCGTTATCGGGGTATCGATCCGAAGAATTCATGAAAGATCCCGGTCTGATAGAGCGGATCGTACATGTCGAGGATCGTCCGGCATTTATCAAGCATCTCGGCGAGTACCATGGCGGTAACCTGACGCATCTTGAGTCCTTTCATCGTTCGGAGTTTCGTATTATTCATAAAGACGGCGAGCTGCGCTGGATGGAGCATGTCTGCCGTCCCGTATTCGCTCCGGACGGTCGCTTCCTCGGCCGTCGAATCTCCAATCGTGACGTAACCGACAGGCATCAGTTTCAGCAGGCCCTGCTTTTCGCGAAAGAAGAGGCCGAAAAGGCCGATCGAGCAAAATCGGCTTTCCTCGCTACGATGAGTCATGAGATCCGCACTCCCATCCACGGTATCGTCGGTCTTGCCGATCTTGTTCTCGCCGAGCAGGTAACCGATTCGTCGTCTTTATCTTCGTCCGTTCAGGGAGACGTGAAGAATATTCGAGAGTCTGCTCTTGAATTGCTCGAGGTGCTCGACGATATCCTGGATTTCTCGCGAATCGAGTCGGACATGCTGACGCTTGATACAAAGCCCTTCGTTCTGGCGGAATTGATCGAGCGAATGATGCGACCGCTGCAGGTTAGAGCCGAGCAGAAAGGCGTTCAATGCCTCTGGAAGATAGATCCCGTCGTTCCGACGACCGTTTTCGGCGATGGCGGGCGACTGCGTCAGATTCTTCTCAATCTGCTCAGCAATGCTCTGAAGTTCACCGAGCATGGCGAGATCGAGCTGCGCGTGCAACCGGCCTTCGACGACCTGATTCGCTTTACCGTTCGTGATACGGGAATAGGAATGAGCGGCGAAGCGCTTCCGCGTATCTTCGACCGCTTTTATCAGATCGATCAGAGCACGCATCGTCGTTATCCTGGATCGGGACTCGGTCTGTCGATTGCGAAGAAGCTGGTCGAGCTGATGGGCGGCGGCATCCGTGTTCATAGCGAGATAGGTAAGGGAACGACGTTTATCGTCGAGATACCTCTGCCGGGCACGCCTTCCGTAAAATCGTCCGAATCGAGTTCGTTATCCGAAGCGTTTCGCGCAGATCCCGGAACAAGAGCTCTGATCGTCGAAGACGATCCGCTGAATAGAGAGATCCTGCGACGACAGTTGAAATCGATGGGCTTCGAGGTGGATGAGGCCACCGACGGTAGCGAGGCTCTCGACAGGCTTGAGCAGACGGATTATGCCGTCGTATTGATGGACGTGCACATGCCCGTCATGGACGGCTATACGGCGACGATCGCCATACGTAACAGGGAGGCGCAGAGCGGCGGCCACCGATGCATCATCGCCCTTACGGCCGATGCGATGAAGGGCGATAGAGAGCGCTGCCTTGAGGTCGGAATGGACGATTATCTTGCCAAGCCGTTCCGACCGTCAGAACTGAAAGAAGTGCTCTACCGCAATCTGAATTAG
- a CDS encoding FecR family protein → MFSRKLQRTAWIALALLIVLQCKEEPKLKARINRTKGSVEIVSGTTKKAAAVGDLLLPGDRLVTGSDSSVDLLFPGGSVLRLQQSSDLTLEELGAKSQMKLDKGDLLLGVSKLKASESMQITTPTVVAAVRGTSFSISTIKNAIAVLTGKVQVEKDGQSVVAESMKEVRTDEDKLQSAKLSKENADQLREILEIEGVQNLDDFEEMQKNWAGFALENNLDYLPAAKQELPSREVREK, encoded by the coding sequence ATGTTCTCAAGAAAACTACAGCGAACGGCATGGATCGCTCTTGCTCTTCTTATTGTTTTGCAGTGCAAAGAAGAGCCTAAACTCAAGGCTCGCATTAACCGCACAAAAGGGTCGGTCGAAATCGTATCAGGCACAACAAAGAAAGCTGCGGCGGTCGGCGATCTGCTCCTGCCGGGTGATCGGCTTGTAACGGGCTCTGACAGTTCGGTCGATCTATTGTTTCCGGGCGGCTCGGTGCTCAGGCTCCAGCAGAGCAGCGATTTGACGCTCGAAGAGCTCGGAGCAAAAAGCCAGATGAAGCTCGATAAAGGCGATCTTCTGCTTGGAGTGAGTAAGCTGAAGGCCAGCGAAAGCATGCAGATCACGACGCCAACCGTCGTCGCCGCCGTCCGTGGAACGTCGTTTTCGATCTCAACGATAAAGAATGCCATCGCCGTCCTGACCGGCAAGGTCCAGGTAGAAAAAGACGGACAGAGCGTCGTCGCCGAATCGATGAAAGAGGTTCGCACCGACGAAGATAAGCTGCAATCGGCGAAGCTGAGCAAAGAGAACGCCGATCAGCTGCGAGAGATTCTTGAAATCGAAGGCGTGCAAAATCTCGATGACTTCGAAGAGATGCAGAAGAACTGGGCCGGCTTCGCTCTCGAGAATAACCTCGACTATCTGCCCGCCGCAAAACAGGAATTACCTTCACGCGAGGTTCGCGAGAAATGA